CATCCCTAACTTTGTCTTAAAAATATAAAACCAAGATAGAGGAACGAGAAAGTATGTTAAATACACCAATGGATCATGGCTAAACAAAACTTTTCCGATAAAAGGAACATGACTTAGAAACGGTATATATAGAGAAGAAAACTGTGGGGCCGTTTTACCTATAAAAGCCTGTCCATAATAACCGCTTATCCCCATTCCCAACATGGTCAAAGCTAACCCAGCAACAACTTGATTAACCCTAAAACTCACGGTTAGAAAAGCAAAAAGCAGAGCCAAAGCCCCACCAGTTAAAAGAGCCAGTAATACACCAAACCAAACCGAAGATGCAAGATAAGAGCCAATAAATCCAGCCAAAGCTCCAACAAGCATAAGCCCTTCTAACCCTAAATTAAGGACTCCAGATCTTTCAGCAAAAATCTCTCCTAATGTAGCATAAAGAAGGGGTGTTCCTGCCCTAATAGCAGCAGTAAAAATAGCCTCAAGCAAAATATCTCACCTCACAAATTCAATCTAATTCTATATCTTATCAGAACATCTCCTATTAAAACACAGAAAAACAATATCCCTTGAAATATGTAAACCACAGAAGTAGGCACTTTCATAACAATTTGTAATATTTCACATCCAACAAAGATACCACCTAAGAAGAAGGAGACAAAAAGCGCCGCTATAGGATTTAACCTCGAAAGCCATGCTACTATTATAGCTGTATAGCCATAGCCGGGTGAGAAAGCATGTTGAAGCCTGTGCTGAACTCCCATAGCATAAAGCGCTCCAGAAAGCCCTGCTATTCCACCACTAAGCACAAGAGTTAATATAATGTTTCTTTTAACATTCATACCTGAACAAAAAGCCACGTCAGGATTATCTCCTATCACCTTTATTTCATACCCCAATTTTGTGCGTTCCAAAACCACTCTCAGAACAATAGCTAAAACTATGGGAACTAAAACACCGATATGAACCTTCCCCCACAGGTAAGGAAGCTTAGCTGACTCAGGAAAGATAGCGGTCATAGGAAATCCAAAACTAGCAGGATCTCTCCAAGAACCATAAACTAAATAATCGACCCATAGCATAGCTATATAGTTAAGCATTAAAGTTACTACTATCTCATCTGCACCAAGACAAACTTTCATAAGAGCAGGTATAAGAGCCCACAAGCTTCCACCAATAAAACCCCCTAAAGGCAAAAGAAACAACAAAAAAATATGCGGAAGATGAGGAAACCAAAACAAAGCTAATAAAGTCGTAACCATAGCCCCTAAATAAAACTGACCCTCTCCACCTATATTCCAAACCTTCATCCTAAAAGCCAATATTAGTCCCAGACCTATCGTAGAAAGGGCTGAGAATTTTATTAAACTTCCCTCTAATCCCACCTTCTTAGCAAAGGCCCAAAAGAACATAGTCTTATAAGCACCAAAAGGATCTCTCCCAGTAATAAGCATAAACAGAGTGAATATTAAAAAAGCTAAGATAACTGACATAAACATAATTGAAACTTCTAAAACCTTACTGCTTTCAATCCTCGGTTCGAATTTCAATTTCATCCTTCCTTCTCCCCTAACCCAGCCATAAGCATTCCAATTTCATAAATACACTCCTCTTTTGGAGGAAAGTCACCATAGAGCTTGCCTTCATAAATAACTTTCACTCTATCGGATAAATCAAATATCTCATCCAAATCTCCAGCTAAGAGTAAAACAGCCGCTCCAGCAGATGCCACATCAAGTATTTTCTCATAAACAAATTCAGTAGCACCCACATCGAGCCCCCATGTCGGGTGAAAAGCTATCAAAAGCTTTACTTTGCCTTCAAGCTCCCTCGCAAGGATTAATCTCTGAAGATTCCCTCCAGAAAGAAGCTTAGCAGGCGCATTTTTATCAGTAACCTTAATATCATATTTTTCTATCAAGGAATCAGCAACCTCTTCCATACGCTCAAGATTCAAGAAAAACTTTCTTGAAAAATAAGGCCTTCTATAGCTCTTAAGGAAAAGATTTTCAATAACCGTCAAATTAGGAGCTATCCCATGCTTTATTCTGTCCTCTGGAATGAAACTCCCACCTTTATCTATAAAAACCCTTGCACCTTTGTTAGTGATATCCTCTCCATCTAAAATTACTTTGCCACTTGAAGCTTTTCTTAGACCCACTAAAACTTCAGCAAGCTCCCTCTGCCCGTTACCTGTAACACCAGCTATACCAAGTATCTCTCCCTGTCTTATTGAAAAAGATACCCCTTTTAAAGCTTTAACCCCCTTATCATTATAAGCCTCAAGGCCTTCAACCTGAAAAACTACATCTCCAAAGCTTTTTAACCTCTTTTTAACCTTAAAAAGTACCTCCCTACCCACCATCATCTTAGCAAGTTCAGGCGGAGACGTTTTCTGCTTATCCACAGTATCTACAACCAATCCCTTTCTCATAACTGTTACTCTATCAGATATTCTCATAACCTCATTAAGCTTATGAGAAATAAAGATAATTGCTTTACCTTCTTCTTTAAACTTACTTAACATAGAAAAAAGAGCCTCTACCTCCTGAGGTGTTAAAACAGCAGTAGGCTCATCTAAAATTAATATATCTACATCTCTAACAAGAAGCTTAAGAATCTCAACCTTTTGCATCTCCCCCACGGAAAGTTGCCAAACTTTAGCATTGGGATCAATAGAAAGCCCATAAACTTGAGAGATCTCTTTTAATCTTGAAGCTACTTCCTTAGAAGAAACCCCTTTAAGGCCTAAGGCAATATTTTCAACCACAGAAAAAGAGGGAACAAGAGTAAAATTTTGTTGTACCATACCTATACCAAGGGAGAGCGCCTTAGCAGGAGAAGATATTTCTTCTTTCTTACCCTTTACCCAGATCTCTCCTGCATCAGGTTGATACAATCCATAAAGTACATTAACAAGCGTAGTTTTCCCTGCCCCATTTTCCCCTAAAAGAGCATGGACTTCACCGAACTTGAGGTCAAAATTAACTCCCCTATTAGCTATAACCCCAGGAAATTTCTTAACTATTCCTTTAAGTACTACAGCAAAAGAATTAGGGGAAGGAATGCTTTTCCTTCCTTCCCCTTTAATTTGAGCTTCCATTATTTCTTTGGGATCTTTCCTATCACTCCTTCAACAAAGTAGTTCATCTCGCGAAGTTCGCTATCTGTGGCAACCTTACCATCAGGAATTCTTACTTTACCATCCTGATCAACTATTGGACCAGTAAAAGGATTAAACTTGCCCGAAACGATAAGCTCCTTATATTTTAAAACCTCATTTCTTACGTCTTCAGGAACCATAGGGCCAAAGGGAGCTAAACCAACTACACCCTTATCCATCCCCCACCATATATCCTCGCTTTTCCATTTACCTTCTAAAACATTTTTAATAACATAAGCATATATTACGCCCCAGTTCCATACAGGAGCAGTTAAGTGTGCCTTCGGCGCAAAAGCGCTCATATCAGAATTATAACCTATAGAGTATACCCCCTTTTCCTGCGCTGCTTGTTGAGGAGCTGGTGAGTCCTGATGTTGAGCTATAACGTCACAACCAGCTTCTATTAAACTTAAGGCTGCTTCCTTCTCCGTAGCTGGGTCATACCAAGTGTTAGTCCAAACCACATGAACCGTAACTTTAGGGTTAACCTTCCTCGCACCCAAGGTAAAAGCATTTATTCCTCTTATAACCTCAGGTATAGGGTGAGCTGCAACATAGCCAAGCTTATTGCTCTTAGTCATTCTACCAGCTACAATACCACTCAAAAAGCGAGCTTCCTCAATCTTCCCAAAATAAATACCAACATTTGGAGCCATCTTAAATCCAGAACAGTGCATAAAGACTACATTGGGGTACTTTTTCGCTACCTCAATCGTAGGATCCATAAAACCGTAACTTGTTGTAAATATAACCTTACATCCCATGGCTACAAGATGCTCTATGGCTCTTGCAGCTTCAGCTCCTTCAGGAACCGATTCAAGATATACAGTTTCAACGTTCGGAAACTGCTTCTCAAGGTACTTCCTCCCTTGATCATGAGCGTAAGTCCAACCAGCATCACCAACAGGGCCAACATAAACAAACCCAACCTTAAGCTTCTCCTGAGCAGCAAGAACCGACACACCGAAAGAGCCAAAAGACAAAGCAAAAACCAATAAACCTACTAACCATAACTTTTTCAAGAGATACACCTCCTTTGTTATTTTATTTTATCACCTCAAACTAAGATAGATATTCCACCTGCTTTATTCTCTTCTAAATCAGAAGAAATACGAAAATAACCCTTCCTATCTATAAAGTTAGCTATCCTTCTAAAATAAAGATAACGACAAACAGCATAAAATTTAGGAACCCTTTCACACTTACGTTAGCGTATACACTTTCTTTTCAACAAATGAAGCTTTAAACACCTTCAATCAAAGCTTTTCTGGAGGAAATAAATTAAGTAACTCCTCCATTGTAGATGGAACCAGTATCTTTCCAGCTATAAGTTTCTCCTTGATATTTTCGATTAAACTAAGAATTTCCTGTGGTATAACCCTTTTCAGAGCAGGTATCCCTTCTACGCTGAAAACTCCCTCACGTAAACCCATATAACAAACCTCACTATTAAAACCCACCTTAGCTAAACTAATTATAGCTAAATAAGTTGCTAAGTCCACTCTTCTTACTATATTTAACACGTTACTGTTTGTATTTACCAAGCCCCTATCAAGATCTACACCAATAACAAAAAATTCTTTTTCTCTCTCTTTGGCTACTTCCAGAATACCAAGCCCGCTTTTTCCAGCCACTTGAAAAATTACATCTACCCCCTGACCGAACAAGAATTTCCCTGCTTCCTTTCCCTTTTCAGGATCATTAAATGTACCAACATAGGATTCCAAAACCTCCACATCTTTTCCAACTAGTTTAGAATAAATTTTAATCCCAGCTTTATACCCTATGAGAAACTTATCATTTCGAGATGCTTTTACCCCTCCTAAATATCCAACTTTATTAACTTTAGTGATCGCAGATGCAAGAAGCCCGGCAAGAAAACCTATCTCTTCATCTTTAAACAATATCGATTTCACATTTGCTGATTCCACTTCCCCATCAATTAAGAGGAACTTTTTCCCAGGACACAGAGATGCGACCTTAAGAAGAGGGTCAGACATCAAAAAACCAGCAGTTACGATTATATTCCCCTCACTTGCGCTTTCATAGAGATTTAAGAAATAATCATCCTGTTTAAAAGATTGAACAACTTTTGCCTTTAAACCAAGTTCCCTTGCAGCCTGTTGAATTCCAAGCCAGCATCTATCGTTAAGTCCGTTATCTCCAAGACCACATATATCCGTCACCAAAACTATATCAAAGGAAGATGCCAAAGCAGAAAAAGGGGAAATATATAAAAAACAAAGAAAAAATACTAAAAATCTCACCAAAAGCGATCCCTCCCATAAGAAAGCTTAAAGCGAGAAAATAAAGAGGGCACTCCCTTAAGGAGCGCCCTTCTTGAGGTCAGTGGTGGGTGGTGCTGGAATTGAACCAGCGGCCTCTTCCGCGTCAGGGAAGCGCTCTCCCACTGAGCTAACCACCCTGCTGGTCTCATTATATCCAAGCTTCCTCTATCTGTCAAGAAAAAAGATCGATTATAAGCTCCTCTCATCTTTCTTATATACTATCAAAAACACATCTTTAATCCTCTTTAAAGAACATTCCCATAATCTCTTAAGCTTACCCCCTCAGAAAGAGAAAACTCTCTCCTTATAACATTAATCCATCTCATTATAGTATCCTTACCATAAAGTATAAAAATACACCGCTTTTTCACATATTTCTCTAACACAAGCACTCTAAGCTATTTCATTCCATTTATTCTGCTGGTTCAAACTCCTCCTTTGGAGCCCCACATAAAGGACAAACCCAATCATCAGGAAGATCTTCAAAAGGCGTTCCTGGAGCAATATCGTTTTCTGGATCACCCTTCCTCGGATCATAAACGTAGCCACAAACTATACACCTATACTTCATCTTTCTCACCTCACTCTACTGATATATCAAAACTACTCTCCCAAAGGCCATGAATGTTACAATAGGATAAAGCTATAAGCTTTCCACTCTTATTAAGTTTAAGAAGATTAACCACTATTGGTTCACAATAGACAGCACCAGTATTAGGTCCCTGAACGTGTTCAGCATGAGCACTAAATTCGTAATTACCTACCTCATAAACGTAAGGATCTCCCTCAGGATGGAAAAAGAGCTTAATCCACCTTATATGATGCTCAGTAGTATTAGGATGAGGTATCTCCTTACCTACTGTAACCTTAACTTCAAAAATCTTGCCTTTCTCGACTTTAGCTGGAGCTTCTATGACAGGAACATGCTTCTCCTTTTTAAAATCCTCCGACTTTATGAAATTAGATAACATAAAACATGCACCTCCATTCCTTATAAAGATTTAAAATAATTTCACCTTTCATTATAACACAAACTCAAATTTTTTTAAATAATAAAAACTAAAGAGGAACTTCACCAACTACAGCTGGAATAAGTTTGGCATACTTAACTCCCTTTTGAGAACCAATTTTCGAGGCTATATCCTTAAGATCTTGAACATCACCCTTAAGCAATATCACCTCTAGACAGTTATCTTCATCTACGTGCAAGTGTAAAGTAGAAACTATCTCTTTCAGATATCCATGCTGCATCTCTGTAACATCTTTCTTATGGTGATCATAAACTATTACTAAAACTGCCATGGCCTTCCCAGTAGTTTTTTCCCACTCTTCTTCAAGTATAAAGTTCCGCATAAGATCCCTAATAGCTTCTGAGCGATTTTCATATCCCTTTAAAGCTATAATTTTATCAAATCTCTCAAGTAAGTCTTCCTCCATAGAAACACCAAATCTAACAAGCTTACTCAAAGATTTCCCTCCTTTCGGAGTGGAAGTTATGAGAATATATTACACCTTTTGAGAGAATCAATCAATATGTTAAAATTTAATATATCCAAAGAGGAGGTGATATTACTTGAAACCTTCCATTGAAAACTGGATCAAAGAAGTAAAAGAAACAGCTAATCCTGAAAATTTAGGAATGATATTAATTCACAATGGAATAGTAAGAGAAACCTCCAAAAGAGAGGATAAAAAGGTAAAGGGGATTAACCTTTCATATAATAAAGAGCTCCTTGAAAAAACTATTGAAGATTTCTCAAAAAAGGAAGGTATTGAAAAGATAAAAGCTTGGATAAATGAAGGAGTACTTAAGGTTGGAGATGATATAATGCTTGTCCTTGTAGCAGGAAGATATAGAACGGATATCCTACCAACCTTTGAAGCACTAATAGAAAAAATTAAGAAAGAGATAGTAAACGAAGAAGAAATATTCTAAAAATAAAAGGGGAAAGGTTTTTTAAACCTTTCCCCTTTTGCTCCCCTTATCATCAATCTTAAATACGTCTTACTTTAGAGGCTTGTGGACCCTTTTTCCCAGAGGTTACTTCAAAAACAACCCTATCGCCCTCATCAAGGCTCTTAAAGCCATTCATCTCAATCCCAGTATAGTGCACAAAAACATCCTCCCCACTCTCTGTGGTGATAAAACCATAACCTTTTGTTGGGTTAAACCACTTAACAGTTCCTTTTACCATCTTTCTTTTCCTCCAGCTTTCTTTAAAATTACTGCAAACTTTTTCCTGCAGCGTGCATAGTATAACACCTATAGATGAAAAAGTCAAGAAAAATTTTATAATAACTATGAAAGGAGGGATAAAATTGAAAGCTTGGATCATCCATAGAATTACTGAAGTATCTTCAGATCCTGAGCCTTTGAAACTAATAGAGACAGAAGATCCGCAAATCGGGGAAGACGAGATACTAATTAAGGTAAAGGCTTGTGGAATCTGCCATACTGAGATAGATGAAATCGAAGGGCGTGCTCTCCCTACAATTTTACCAGTAATACCAGGACATCAAGTCGCTGGAGAAATAATACAAGTTGGAAGAAAAGTAGGGAAATTTAAAATAGGAGATAGAGCTGGGGCAGGCTGGATATATTCATCGTGTGGCAAGTGTGAATTTTGCTTAAAGGATTTGGAAAACCTTTGTCCAGAGTTTAAAGCAACGGGCAAAGATGCTCATGGTGGATACGCTGAATTATTTAAGATAAAAGAGGCTTTTGCCTTTAATCTTCCCAACAATCTAACTTACGAAGAAGTAGCTCCTCTCTTTTGCGCTGGAGCTATAGGTTATAGATCACTAAAACTCACAAATCTAAAGAATGGAGAAAATCTTGGCCTTATAGGCTTTGGAGCATCAAACCACCTGGTTTTAAAAATAGTTCAAATCCTTTATCCTGACTCTAAAACCTTCGTCTTTTCAAGATCTGCGCAGGAAAGAAGCCACGCCTTAGAGCTTGGGGCACACTGGGCAGGAAATATTGGAGATGAACCTCCAGAAAGCCTAAATTCGGCATTGGATACAACACCTGTATGGAGCCCACCACTAAAAGTGCTTAGATACATTAAACCCGGTGGAAGGTTAGTAATAAATGCAATAAGAAAGGAATCTATCGATAAAGAAGCTCTCTTAGAAATGGACTATCCTAGAGATCTCTGGCTCGAAAAGGAGATAAAGTCTGTAGCTAATATAACAAGAAAAGACATCGAGGAGTTTCTTTCTTTGGTTGAAAAAACTTCCTTAAAACCAACAATAGAAGTCTACCCATTTGAGAAAGCAAACCAAGCCTTAAAGGACATAAAAGAAAGAAAAATCAAAGGAGCAAAAGTATTAAAGATAGGTTAAAATTTGGGAGGGATCCTTCGTGATGAAAAGCGTTATAGGAATAGTAGGAAGTCCTAGACGAGGAGGTAACACAGATATATTAGTAGATGAAGTTTTAAAAGGCGCATCTTTAAAAGGAGCCAAAATTAAAAAATATTTTTTAAATGAGCTCAACATCAAAGGATGTCAAGGGTGTTTCGCTTGTCAAAAGGATGGCAAATGTGTACAGAGTGATGACATGAAGTTAATTTACGAAGACCTAATAAGCGAAGAAGCTTTTGTAATTGGCTCTCCTATATATATGAATTACGTGACAGCCCAGACGAAGCTCTTTCTCGATCGCCTACTACCTTTCTTTAAAATAGGAGTCGGAACAAGATTAGATAAAGAGAAGAAATGCATTTTAGTTTACTCTCAAGGTGGGGGAAAGAATGGGCTAGAAATAATGAAGGGCTTATCGCTATTTCTTGAAGCACTGGGGATCAAAGTCTTAGACATAATTGGAGGGAACGGTTTAAATGAAATAGGAGCGGTAAAACGATATGAGGATCTCCTTAGAAGAGCTTTCCAATGTGGTCAAAAGCTAATTTAAATTATTGCCTTTTAGGGGAAATAAGGGTATAATATAAAAAGTGGTGGGCGCTTAGCTCAGCGGGAGAGCGCTTCCCTCACACGGAAGAGGCCGCTGGTTCGATCCCAGCAGCGCCCACCATTTTATATATTTAACTTCATTAAAAGTGCATCTTCACCATTATCCATATAGTAGTTAGGTATAACTCCTATAACTTTAAAGCCGTATTTCTCATAGAGACCTATAGCAACTCTATTAGATGGTCTAACTTCCAAAATTACCTCCCTGACCTTTCTCTCTTTAGCTATTTCAAGAATAGCTAATAACAGCTGCTCACCTATTTGGTTCCCCCTCCATCGAGATGCTACAGCTATAGTAGTAATATGTCCTTGTCTACCATAAAATCTTATCCCTGCATATCCAACTACCTTATCTTTTAAACGCGCTACTAAGTAAACATTCTCAGGGAAACTTAACTCATTCAAAAAGGTCCTTTTACTCCAAGGTATACTAAATGATTCTCTCTCTATCTCAAGAACTTCATCAATGTCTCCCAAGTTCATAAAATCAATATCTACCAGAATCATACTCCTAAATGAGAATCACATCTCCTCTTCCCGGACCAACACCTATAAAGAAAACCTTACATCCAGATATCTCTTCTATAAGCTTAATGTAGTTTCTAGCCTCAGATGGCAATTCCGAGAAGTTTTTTACCTTGCTTATATCTTTACTCCAACCGTCTACCTCTTCATAAACAGGTAAAACTTCATCAAGAAATGGAGTAAACTCCTCCGTCATCCTCCCATTAACTTTATAAGCTACACATATTTTTATTTTTTCAAGCCCTGTCAACACATCAAGCTTAGTAAGAGCAATTTTGTCAATACCGTTAATCTTAACGGAGTATTTCATCATAACACCATCAAGCCATCCACACCTTCTCGGCCTACCTGTCGTAGCTCCAAACTCCCCACCTTTTTCTCTTATAATAGATCCAAGAGGTTCTTCCATCTCAGTCGGAAATGGTCCCATACCAACCCTTGTAGTATAAGCTTTTAGAACTCCTATCACCTCATCTATATCTTTTGGAGATATACCAGAACCGATACAGGCCCCACCCGATATAGGATTAGACGAAGTAACGTAAGGATAAGTTCCATAGGTTATATCGAGAAGTGTACCCTGAGCTCCCTCAAGAAGAATAGTTTTACCCTCATTTATAAGGCTTCTTAAAAGATGAACAGTGTTACAAACTTTGTCCTTTAAAAATCCAACATAGCCAAGATAAGAATCCCTTATCTCTTCAAAACCGAGAGGGGCCTCCCCGAATATCTTAGTTATCATCTCGTTTTTTCTTTGAAGTACAAACCGTAACTTCTCCTCGAAAATAGAAGGCCTTAAAAGATCACCCACACGTATTCCAGTTCTTTCAGCCTTATCAGCATAAGCAGGCCCTATCCCCCTTTTAGTAGTCCCTATCCTTTGACTCCCCCTCTTTCTCTCCTCAAGCTCATCTATCAACTTATGATAAGGCATAACAAGATGAGCAAGCTCACTTATCTTAAGCTTACCAATGCTCCCAACCTCTTTCTTTAAAGCCTCATACTCTTCCACTAAAAGAGGAAGATCGATAACAACCCCATCTCCTACAATACAAAGCTTGTCAGGATAAAGCATACCAGAAGGAAGTAGATGAAAAATATACTTTTTACCATTAAGAACCACAGTGTGTCCTGCATTACTTCCCCCTTGATACCTTAAAACCACATCAGCATCCTTAACTAAAAAATCTACTATTTTCCCTTTTCCCTCATCTCCCCATTGCATACCAACTATTGCAATTACGCTCATTTTTTAACAACCTCACCCCTATGGTAGACTATCTCGGAGGCAAAAACTACCTCCACATACTTGCTTATCACAGGTAAAAGCTTGTTTAAGGCATTAAACGTCTCACTTTTAGCATGACCTATTCCTATAGTCATCGTCCTTCTTCTAGCCAAGGAGACAAGCTTAAGGATATACTCCTCAACTCTGTTTTCTCCACTATATCTATCTATGAACAAAGAATTATAAAAACATGGTAACCCCACATCCAACGCAATATGATAAGCTACGCTATCAGGAGTAGTATAGCTGTCCACAAAAAATAATCCTTTTTCCTTCAAAACGCTCATAACCTTTCTCATAAGTACCGGATCAGTAGTAGCCAGAGAACCCATATGATTATTAACGCCAACAGCATAATCAACACTCGAAAGAGCTCTATTTATTAAATCCCTTATTTCCTCCATATCCATACCTAAACTCACAACATCCCGATTAACAACATGCTTGTAGGCTTGCATTGGAAGATGAAGAATAATCTCTTTTCCACCCCTGTAGCCTTTCTCCGAAACAAAATTTGACCATCTAAGAAACGGAAGCACCGCCAGATTCACCTTATAAGGAAGAGATATAAACTTTGAGGCCAAGTGAGCATCATAACCAAGATCATCTATTATTATGGCAAGCTTTGGAAGACCGCTCTTCCTTCTATCTGGTTCAAGAAAACCAGCAAAATGTAAGCTACCCCTTTTCCCCACACCACCACTAATATCGAGCTTCAAATCTCGAGATCTGATCTCAACAAAAGTTGAAAGAAAAGCATACTTCTTCTTCAACTTGGACCATATTTCATGCTCTGCATGAAACTCACTTATTTCCAAGTAAAGAATTTCGGTTCCGACCAGGAGTACTAAACCAACTACGGCTATAATAAATAGATATGTTGAAAACCTCATTAAATCCTTTTCATCTCTTTTAGAAGGATTTCCTTAGCTTTTTCAAGCTGTAAATCCTTCTTAGAATCCTCTGATTGCTCAACTACCACATCAGGATTAAGCCCCTTATCATGAATTAATCTACCGCTAGGGGTATAATAATAAGCAACTGTAATGTGAAGAGCAGAACCATCATTAAAAGGTATAACTGTCTGAACAGAACCTTTGCCAAACGTCTTAACCCCGACAAGCTTTGCCCTACCATGATCTTGTAAAGCTCCTGCGACTATCTCTGAAGCGCTTGCGCTCCCTTTATTAACAAGAACTACCATCGGACAATAGGGAATAGCGGTCCCATCAGCCTCATAAACAACCGTATGCCATGGATACCTTCCCTTAGTACTAACTATAACACCCTTATCTATAAACATTTTAGCTACAGAAATAGCTTCGTTTAAAAGGCCACCTGGATTATTTCTTAAATCCAGAATTATTCCCTTAAAGCCATTTTTCTTTAACCCTTCTAATGCAGCTTTAAGTTCCTGAGTAGTATTTTGATTAAAATAGGTTATTCTTAAGTAAGCTATATTCTTATCAATTAATTCACTTTTAACAGCTTTAAGCTTCACTTTTGCCCTTGTTATCGTAAACTTCAAAAGTTTATCTTCCCCAGCTCTTCTTATCCAAATAGTAACTTGAGTACCAGGCTCTCCTCTAAGAAGTTTAACAACCTTAGAAAGTCCCATCCCTTGCGTAGGCTCATCTCCAATCCTCACTATCTCATCATCAGCTTTTAAACCCAATTTATATGCAGGGGTATCCTCTATAGGAGATACAATTACAATCTTCTCGTCTTTCTTAGTTATTATTATCCCTATGCCACCATACTGCCCCTCCAATTGAATCTGCTCTTCCTTATATTCTTGAGGATCCTCGTATCTTGTATATGGATCACCCAAAGCTTCAACTAAACCTTTTAAGGCACCGTATTTGAGCTTTTCAGAATCTATTTTACTAGGATCTACGTAATAATTTCTTATTATATTCCAGAGCTGAATCAAATTCCCCATAAGATCAGTAGGTATAGCATTCTGAGGAAGGGGAACAGAAGGCGTAACAGAACTTGAAGGACTCTCCTGCCCAAAAGCAAAAGAGCTAGACAAAATAGAAAGAAATACTAAAAAGAAAACTACTTTAACCCTAAATTTCACCTTTTTTCACTCCCTTTCAAAAAATTTAATATTAAAAACCAAGCAAGCTTATAGAGCTTTATTATCTTCTTCCACCTCCAAGGTTCCTTAAAAGCCCTATAAAGCCATTCCAATCCCATCTTCCTAAACAGATACGGAGCCCTCTTAATATCACCAGCCCAAACATCAAAGCTTCCACCAACCCCCATCATTACTGGAACTCCAAGCTCATCCCTATTTCTGTGCATCCACTTTTCTTGTTTAGGAACACCCATTGCAACGAAAAGATAATCTGGCTTAGCCTCTTTTATCTTAGCTATTACCTCCTTTTCCTCATGCTCATTGAAGTAACCGTGATAAACACCCACTATGTTTATACCAGGAAAAGCAAGTTCTATATTCTTAGCAGCCCTCTCAGCCACCCCCTCCTTAGCTCCCAAGAGAAAAACCCTTCTTCCATAAAAAGCCGCTCTCTCAAGCATAGCATTCATAAGC
This DNA window, taken from Synergistota bacterium, encodes the following:
- a CDS encoding ABC transporter permease, encoding MLEAIFTAAIRAGTPLLYATLGEIFAERSGVLNLGLEGLMLVGALAGFIGSYLASSVWFGVLLALLTGGALALLFAFLTVSFRVNQVVAGLALTMLGMGISGYYGQAFIGKTAPQFSSLYIPFLSHVPFIGKVLFSHDPLVYLTYFLVPLSWFYIFKTKLGMSLRAVGEDPRSADAVGINVAKVRYLHVTLGGMLTALGGAYLSLAYTSMWIENMSAGRGWIAVALVIFSAWDPLRALLASYLFGGMASLQLRIQAMGAEISPHLLMMLPYVLTIVVLSFISSESVRKRIGAPTALMKPYAREEREY
- a CDS encoding ABC transporter permease — its product is MKLKFEPRIESSKVLEVSIMFMSVILAFLIFTLFMLITGRDPFGAYKTMFFWAFAKKVGLEGSLIKFSALSTIGLGLILAFRMKVWNIGGEGQFYLGAMVTTLLALFWFPHLPHIFLLFLLPLGGFIGGSLWALIPALMKVCLGADEIVVTLMLNYIAMLWVDYLVYGSWRDPASFGFPMTAIFPESAKLPYLWGKVHIGVLVPIVLAIVLRVVLERTKLGYEIKVIGDNPDVAFCSGMNVKRNIILTLVLSGGIAGLSGALYAMGVQHRLQHAFSPGYGYTAIIVAWLSRLNPIAALFVSFFLGGIFVGCEILQIVMKVPTSVVYIFQGILFFCVLIGDVLIRYRIRLNL
- a CDS encoding ABC transporter ATP-binding protein, producing the protein MEAQIKGEGRKSIPSPNSFAVVLKGIVKKFPGVIANRGVNFDLKFGEVHALLGENGAGKTTLVNVLYGLYQPDAGEIWVKGKKEEISSPAKALSLGIGMVQQNFTLVPSFSVVENIALGLKGVSSKEVASRLKEISQVYGLSIDPNAKVWQLSVGEMQKVEILKLLVRDVDILILDEPTAVLTPQEVEALFSMLSKFKEEGKAIIFISHKLNEVMRISDRVTVMRKGLVVDTVDKQKTSPPELAKMMVGREVLFKVKKRLKSFGDVVFQVEGLEAYNDKGVKALKGVSFSIRQGEILGIAGVTGNGQRELAEVLVGLRKASSGKVILDGEDITNKGARVFIDKGGSFIPEDRIKHGIAPNLTVIENLFLKSYRRPYFSRKFFLNLERMEEVADSLIEKYDIKVTDKNAPAKLLSGGNLQRLILARELEGKVKLLIAFHPTWGLDVGATEFVYEKILDVASAGAAVLLLAGDLDEIFDLSDRVKVIYEGKLYGDFPPKEECIYEIGMLMAGLGEKEG
- a CDS encoding BMP family ABC transporter substrate-binding protein, which codes for MKKLWLVGLLVFALSFGSFGVSVLAAQEKLKVGFVYVGPVGDAGWTYAHDQGRKYLEKQFPNVETVYLESVPEGAEAARAIEHLVAMGCKVIFTTSYGFMDPTIEVAKKYPNVVFMHCSGFKMAPNVGIYFGKIEEARFLSGIVAGRMTKSNKLGYVAAHPIPEVIRGINAFTLGARKVNPKVTVHVVWTNTWYDPATEKEAALSLIEAGCDVIAQHQDSPAPQQAAQEKGVYSIGYNSDMSAFAPKAHLTAPVWNWGVIYAYVIKNVLEGKWKSEDIWWGMDKGVVGLAPFGPMVPEDVRNEVLKYKELIVSGKFNPFTGPIVDQDGKVRIPDGKVATDSELREMNYFVEGVIGKIPKK
- a CDS encoding BMP family ABC transporter substrate-binding protein — its product is MRFLVFFLCFLYISPFSALASSFDIVLVTDICGLGDNGLNDRCWLGIQQAARELGLKAKVVQSFKQDDYFLNLYESASEGNIIVTAGFLMSDPLLKVASLCPGKKFLLIDGEVESANVKSILFKDEEIGFLAGLLASAITKVNKVGYLGGVKASRNDKFLIGYKAGIKIYSKLVGKDVEVLESYVGTFNDPEKGKEAGKFLFGQGVDVIFQVAGKSGLGILEVAKEREKEFFVIGVDLDRGLVNTNSNVLNIVRRVDLATYLAIISLAKVGFNSEVCYMGLREGVFSVEGIPALKRVIPQEILSLIENIKEKLIAGKILVPSTMEELLNLFPPEKL
- a CDS encoding rubredoxin, translated to MKYRCIVCGYVYDPRKGDPENDIAPGTPFEDLPDDWVCPLCGAPKEEFEPAE